The Candidatus Latescibacter sp. nucleotide sequence AGCCGGGGCAGACACCCGGATTCGATTTTATCCGGATCCAAGACGATTTATCTGAAATTCTTGGCCGTCAAGTGGACCTTCATACGCCTTTTTCATTGAGCAAATATTTCCGGGATGAGGCAATGCGAGAGGCCGAGGTATTGTATGTCGCGGCGTGAGGATAAGGTGGCTCTGCTCCATATGCGTGATCATGCCACTGAGGCTGTCGAGAATGTGCGGGGACGTGACCGCAGCGATCTTGACAACGACCGAATATTTGCCCTGGCGATGATAAAGCTTGTTGAAATTATTGGAGAGGCCGCTGGCCGAGTCTCCACGCCGATGCGTGACACTCACAAGCAGATTCCCTGGAAACAGATTATTGGTACACGCCATCGTCTCGTCCACGGCTATGATCAAATTGATTTCGACATTTTGTGGAAGATTGTGTCATTTGAGCTGCCGAGAATTTCAGAACAACTTGAAGAGATCCTCAACGAGGATAACACAAACGAATCGTAATAAGAAAATTTGGTGATTTTCGCTGTTTAATGAACTGTGTTGTATCAAATGGAAACATTCATGCGAAAAATCAAAGAGGTCAAGGTGCTCGGCCAGTATCAACTGAATCTTGTATTCTATGATGGAGTTCGCGGTACTGTCGATCTTTCTGATCTGGTTGGAAAAGGTGTATTCTCGATATGGCGTGACCGCAGTGTTTTTGAGCATGTTCAGATCGGATCGTCCGGAGAGCTGGCCTGGAGTGATCAGGCCGATTTATGTCCTGATGCCCTGTACCTGAAGGTAACTGGGAAGAAGCCTGAGGATATCTTCCCCGCGTTGCGCTGTGAGGAGACCCATGCCTGAAATCAGCCGTTTCTTAATTGCGGAGGTTGCGGCTTTTCTGCTCATGGCAGTCAGTTTCGATTCGCTTGCACAGAACAATTCTCCGGTGCGAATCGTATTCGATAAGAATTCCAAACGAATCGATATGGTGACAGGGAAACAACTTTTGAATTATACGCAGGCGCAAAGGGGCAGCTTCGAGTTTTTCGAGGGAAGGCTCGACTTACCAGTAAAAAAAATAAACTATATGTTTGCTACAATGGTCAGTGCAAATTTTGATAACGTGGCGCTCATTCGGAAAATGCACACGCATAATATCTGGGCTCTTGTTACTATGTCGGGTAAAAGCCTTGAAGGAATGAATCCCATCATGACCGCGGATGTTGTAAAAATATACGCAGCATCGTTCATTCCAATAAATCCGGCCACCGGACAACCTGAATCCCGGATACATGTCCTTTTGGATGATATGTATCTAATTCAATGGGTTGATGTCGATCACTGGCTGGCGAACAAAAGTCAGGAG carries:
- a CDS encoding nucleotidyltransferase family protein — translated: MNYHGIEIPVGAINEFCRQNHIRRLALFGSILRKDFTPQSDVDVLVEFEPGQTPGFDFIRIQDDLSEILGRQVDLHTPFSLSKYFRDEAMREAEVLYVAA
- a CDS encoding DUF86 domain-containing protein, with translation MSRREDKVALLHMRDHATEAVENVRGRDRSDLDNDRIFALAMIKLVEIIGEAAGRVSTPMRDTHKQIPWKQIIGTRHRLVHGYDQIDFDILWKIVSFELPRISEQLEEILNEDNTNES
- a CDS encoding DUF2442 domain-containing protein, producing MRKIKEVKVLGQYQLNLVFYDGVRGTVDLSDLVGKGVFSIWRDRSVFEHVQIGSSGELAWSDQADLCPDALYLKVTGKKPEDIFPALRCEETHA